In Cucurbita pepo subsp. pepo cultivar mu-cu-16 unplaced genomic scaffold, ASM280686v2 Cp4.1_scaffold000134, whole genome shotgun sequence, the following proteins share a genomic window:
- the LOC111783961 gene encoding NAC domain-containing protein 12-like, with the protein MAEHDMTLSVNGHSQVPPGFRFHPTEEELLHYYLRKKVAFQKIDLDVIRDVDLNKLEPWDIQEKCKIGSTPQNDWYFFSHKDKKYPTGTRTNRATAVGFWKATGRDKIIYTGSKRIGLRKTLVFYKGRAPHGQKSDWIMHEYRLDDCDRDNNICNSIGEPQVSEDGWVVCRIFKKKSYQKCVDSPKASGSDSDVRLLNANNDGVLDQILHYMGRTCKLEMESFSNINYNNQSSRLILNSKNNIEDQQQKVDKSFMHLPRLDSPTTVPSIVSHHQLETTPFDYNIIFNHEMLLEPTEPMPELVHDRPMVKLDNWVALDRLVASQLNGHNERSIEDGEHEHEQQHHHMQVSSRGLGYGHENDIWGFTKSASPSSLDPLSHFSV; encoded by the exons ATGGCGGAGCACGACATGACACTGTCGGTCAACGGTCACTCTCAAGTTCCTCCGGGCTTCCGTTTCCACCCCACTGAAGAGGAGCTTCTACATTATTACCTTAGGAAGAAGGTTGCCTTTCAAAAGATTGATCTTGATGTCATTCGTGATGTTGATCTTAACAAGCTCGAGCCTTGGGATATTCAag AGAAATGCAAGATCGGATCCACCCCACAAAACGATTGGTACTTCTTTAGCCATAAGGATAAGAAGTATCCAACTGGAACTCGCACGAATCGTGCTACGGCGGTTGGATTCTGGAAAGCCACTGGTCGTGATAAGATTATTTACACTGGATCTAAACGAATTGGGTTGAGAAAAACTTTAGTCTTTTATAAAGGACGAGCCCCTCATGGCCAAAAGTCTGATTGGATTATGCATGAATACCGTCTAGACGACTGTGACCGTGACAACAAT ATTTGTAACTCGATTGGAGAGCCACAAGTGTCGGAGGACGGGTGGGTCGTATGTcgaattttcaaaaagaagAGCTACCAAAAGTGCGTAGATAGCCCGAAGGCAAGTGGGTCGGATTCCGATGTTCGTTTACTAAACGCGAACAACGATGGAGTTTTGGATCAAATACTTCATTATATGGGAAGAACATGCAAGCTAGAAATGGAGTCATTTTCCAATATCAACTACAACAACCAATCTTCAAGATTAATACTCAATTCAAAGAACAACATAGAAGATCAACAACAAAAAGTTGACAAATCATTCATGCATCTACCAAGGCTAGATAGCCCCACAACCGTCCCTTCAATAGTCTCCCACCACCAACTCGAAACGACACCGTTCGACTACAACATCATCTTCAACCACGAGATGCTTTTAGAACCAACAGAGCCAATGCCAGAGCTCGTCCACGACCGACCTATGGTCAAGCTCGACAACTGGGTTGCCCTTGACCGACTTGTCGCATCCCAACTGAACGGTCACAACGAAAGATCCATCGAAGACGGAgaacacgaacacgaacaACAACATCATCATATGCAAGTATCGAGCAGAGGATTGGGATATGGGCATGAGAATGATATCTGGGGCTTCACGAAGTCAGCGTCTCCCTCATCATTAGACCCACTATCCCATTTCTCCGTTTAA